One genomic segment of Huiozyma naganishii CBS 8797 chromosome 8, complete genome includes these proteins:
- the TOM71 gene encoding protein channel TOM71 (similar to Saccharomyces cerevisiae TOM71 (YHR117W) and TOM70 (YNL121C); ancestral locus Anc_2.152), which produces MSTASDNSVAAFFARNKRAILATVAAGTAAAGAYYYYTQVQQQLDRDGASAKGSKKKSKKKSGSKKKQEKKTELATETPVYPITASGEPDLSQLDSYTPEQRETYALALKDKGNELFKEKAVEEAIKYYQWALEFKKDPVFYANISACYVSLNDFEKVLENCNKALELKPDYSKVLLRRANTYENMENFADAMFDLSVLSLNNDFSGASIEPMLERNLNKQAMKMLKERLENTQDKFEQPLPSDTSMASFFGIFKPETEFKGYDETCEADRTLQTGLLELFAATHVGFVKADTCFNEAVNQYRELFSKASDEEKLAQNLNEKFAIALEYSGIFKFLKNDVIGAQAAVNEAIKLFPRVNSYIYLALTSADNGESSEYVTNFDKALELNPNSSATYYHRGQLYFITQDYQKAKADFLKAKELDNDNIFAYIQLACLCYREGDMDECKKLFDEAREKFPVAPEVPTFYAEILADKGDFSDAAKQYDMAKRLEEAISAKTGIRVGVAPLVGKATVLARQPSPENFAEATTLFEEACKRDPRSEQAKVGLAQLLLQQEDVDSAIKMFEEAADLARTTDEKLQAVTFAEAAKVQKKIRADPIIRAKVEEALAEYRAQGMI; this is translated from the coding sequence ATGTCAACTGCATCAGACAACTCGGTCGCTGCGTTTTTCGCAAGGAACAAAAGAGCCATCTTGGCCACCGTCGCCGCTGGTACGGCTGCTGCCGGTGcgtactactactacacGCAGGTGCAGCAGCAATTGGATAGGGACGGTGCCTCTGCAAAGGGcagcaagaagaaatcgaagaagaagagcgGGAGtaagaagaaacaggagaagaagacggaACTGGCAACAGAGACCCCAGTCTACCCTATCACTGCTTCTGGAGAACCAGATTTGTCCCAGTTAGACAGTTACACTCCAGAGCAGAGGGAGACCTATGCGTTGGCCCTGAAGGATAAGGGGAACGAGTTGTTTAAGGAGAAGGCCGTCGAGGAGGCGATCAAGTACTACCAGTGGGCACTCGAGTTTAAGAAGGACCCGGTCTTCTACGCTAACATCTCCGCGTGCTACGTTTCGCTGAACGATTTTGAGAAAGTATTGGAAAACTGTAACAAGGCGCTCGAACTGAAACCGGACTACTCGAAGGTTCTGCTGAGAAGAGCCAACACGTACGAGAATATGGAAAACTTCGCTGACGCCATGTTTGATCTTTCTGTCCTGTCTCTGAACAACGATTTCAGCGGTGCGTCCATCGAGCCCATGCTCGAGAGAAACTTGAACAAACAGGCCATGAAAATGCTTAAGGAGAGACTGGAAAACACACAGGACAAATTCGAACAACCATTGCCCTCAGACACCTCCATGGCATCCTTCTTCGGGATATTCAAGCCAGAGACCGAATTTAAGGGGTACGATGAGACATGCGAAGCGGACAGAACTTTGCAGACAGGTCTATTGGAATTGTTCGCCGCCACGCATGTTGGGTTTGTCAAAGCGGACACCTGTTTCAACGAAGCTGTGAACCAGTACCGCGAATTGTTCTCGAAGGCCTCCGACGAGGAGAAATTGGCACAGAACTTGAACGAAAAATTCGCCATCGCACTTGAGTACTCCGgtatcttcaagttcttgaagaatgaCGTCATTGGCGCGCAGGCTGCGGTCAACGAGGCAATCAAATTGTTCCCCAGAGTCAACTCGTATATATACCTGGCATTGACCAGTGCCGATAACGGTGAATCCTCAGAATACGTCACCAACTTCGACAAAGCTCTGGAATTGAACCCTAACAGCTCAGCGACTTACTACCACAGAGGGCAGCTCTACTTCATCACCCAGGACTACCAAAAGGCAAAGGCtgatttcttgaaggcCAAAGAACTGGACAACGACAACATCTTCGCTTACATTCAATTGGCTTGTCTGTGCTACCGCGAGGGCGACATGGATGAATGtaagaaactgtttgacGAGGCGAGGGAGAAATTCCCTGTCGCACCAGAGGTCCCCACTTTCTACGCAGAAATCCTAGCGGACAAGGGAGACTTCTCAGATGCAGCTAAACAGTACGACATGGCGAAGAGACTCGAAGAGGCCATCAGCGCCAAGACCGGGATCCGTGTCGGTGTCGCACCATTGGTCGGGAAAGCCACAGTGTTGGCGAGACAACCATCCCCAGAAAACTTTGCCGAGGCAACGACTTTGTTCGAGGAAGCTTGCAAGAGGGATCCAAGATCCGAGCAGGCTAAAGTCGGTCTAGCACAATTGCTACTGCAACAGGAGGACGTCGACTCCGCAATTAAGATGTTCGAAGAAGCTGCAGACCTCGCAAGAACCACCGATGAAAAGTTGCAAGCCGTTACATTCGCGGAAGCTGCAAAGGTCCAGAAGAAAATCAGAGCAGACCCAATCATCAGAGCTAAAGTGGAAGAGGCTCTTGCCGAATATCGTGCACAAGGTatgatttga
- the ORC6 gene encoding origin recognition complex subunit 6 (similar to Saccharomyces cerevisiae ORC6 (YHR118C); ancestral locus Anc_2.149), translated as MSTQQVQRCVSEVLALDERTEIDWSQGQYKKLFNATSVLYRASLNKVVLKSDEETARAHICAIIACQKCVEKQSPGDPPLHYYFDRVPLEPRKIRTLLDVFRQNLSQCSPVKQIQWSPSPRKYAARRGPASRSNSGSPLKKNESFTAQDPQQLRRLLFPSSPPRSEEGTPVPYAPKGDTPSADVDSGSPVVRRKLAFEDEIEDEDVETDDNLDSESATPNLGFLTGLDAGRKVGKKRGRRPTHRSHIALANIKKKFARINSAEIIDLCNRFELPRDVTYSIIEQYTELAGYLVSAWQLLCGLVLHGVYVVFSEKRKRDPRIDHLLLKKMMFMMQTDNLEEVILCYTLVQELVVGQKWYRALQVKYNYFDGFGYEETLSKKLGSMLQSDKMLFTDEQYENWRRKVQQDMSLRDE; from the coding sequence ATGTCGACGCAGCAGGTGCAGAGGTGTGTGAGTGAGGTGCTTGCATTGGATGAGAGAACTGAGATTGATTGGTCGCAGGGTCAGTATAAGAAGCTGTTCAATGCGACTTCTGTGCTGTATAGGGCATCGCTGAACAAAGTGGTGCTGAAGAGCGACGAGGAGACCGCAAGGGCACATATATGTGCGATTATTGCGTGCCAGAAGTGTGTCGAGAAGCAGAGTCCGGGGGACCCACCGCTGCACTACTATTTTGATCGGGTCCCGCTTGAGCCGAGAAAGATCCGGACGCTGCTGGACGTGTTCAGACAGAACCTGTCGCAGTGCTCGCCCGTGAAGCAAATTCAATGGAGTCCCAGCCCTCGGAAATACGCTGCGAGGCGCGGGCCCGCCTCGCGGTCGAATTCCGGGTcacctttgaagaagaatgagaGCTTCACGGCACAGGACCCACAGCAGTTGAGGCGGTTACTCTTCCCGAGTTCTCCACCGCGCAGTGAGGAGGGGACGCCCGTGCCATACGCACCGAAGGGAGACACGCCGTCGGCAGACGTGGATAGTGGATCGCCTGTGGTCAGAAGGAAACTGGCATTTGAGGACGAGATCGAGGACGAAGATGTCGAAACGGACGATAATTTAGATAGCGAAAGCGCCACACCAAATTTAGGGTTCCTAACGGGGCTTGATGCAGGTCGCAAAGTGGGTAAGAAACGTGGAAGACGACCCACTCACAGGTCACATATAGCTCTCGCGAACatcaaaaagaagtttGCCAGGATAAACAGCGCTGAGATTATTGACCTTTGCAACCGGTTTGAACTGCCACGGGACGTCACGTACAGCATTATTGAGCAGTACACGGAACTTGCTGGGTACTTAGTATCCGCTTGGCAGCTACTGTGCGGGCTGGTTCTCCATGGCGTCTACGTCGTTTTCAGCGAGAAACGGAAGAGGGACCCACGGATCGACCACTtgcttttgaagaaaatgatgtTTATGATGCAGACAGATAACCTCGAGGAGGTAATTCTGTGCTACACGCTTGTGCAGGAACTTGTCGTTGGGCAGAAGTGGTATCGTGCGCTGCAGGTAAAGTACAACTACTTCGACGGGTTCGGATACGAGGAGACTTTATCGAAGAAGCTAGGGTCGATGCTCCAGTCGGATAAAATGCTCTTCACGGACGAGCAGTACGAGAActggaggaggaaagtCCAGCAAGATATGTCCCTCCGTGATGAATAG
- the SET1 gene encoding histone methyltransferase SET1 (similar to Saccharomyces cerevisiae SET1 (YHR119W); ancestral locus Anc_2.148), with protein sequence MSNYYKRIPTGPNGAHRYQQHPPRVPEPRPREENPAPYSSRVAGYRWRTEPAPMPIRAPPAGPRTDNRYGVRPAAAYDSGPRYGSEMRYRGYEREDPRAYHQSARYSSATRRPYQSTIVPRSDSVSSSAHDAAAARREAFAAVNLRYDKEYFREHYHYFDPRIGRLIHAAEMGNWNDGNKFPQNGFVTVVEKGSDPAHPLYKMRDRTLNKKSTDPRVTAEEPSSQSRRKARDKLTLLGRISYDKYSIGPPPPCEIVVYPNGSATGNVINVQDVMVKNYFKKFGEISHFESFSDPNNALPLHVFLIKYTSPNGKVNDAAKAAYMAMKRHENKTCILMGTSFVVVLNKDDRLASIKKQIMEENPPPPLPAPAKTMAPVMSGQTDPNGIGETANEFSRYKQIRRLPPDLVKTVGDKPALYVSKIFASGHGITLQDFRYKLKNYRYSRFIDHASGIYIIFNDMKEAVKCVRRESKKMTIKSRTRRRAPVIIKLTLILPSSAETSRFSGFDKDVKANGVRGVASAIPQPKKDISYNTTEELVQAAVGYILRDLETALNTDIRRRIIGPAVFDTLNPINFPELMVKREQEKQREIEAQQKMASDHDGGKLNGNLLTDSVNETKTITKEDLDIFNLYGGYLKPRGGKKRRRSSGPHSSEKRLKLELKPIAHLLNEDSLSRETTPFTDLTSPSVHGSEKAEEYSSSNEEEALDEAFDDDFMKEDNIEYVERRKTETEATTPEGAESKYDALDETEKQIEQEALSAIYNPTATLYPEPVYPDDLFGRDNITFTLFQDSIKDDEDLSILKTVLNGGDDAASVTKNDPLVQYKTWKIKDDELNAEETEQLQMKLNDGIPFDPTLKWTDGSFKAHGFMEIPDKLKVCYLPHRRRIHQPLNTVDHHNEEASNEMDNAGNGTAQRDESVKADSVEPASVTGQEILSSRDNRAQNRRFQQDIEAQKAAIGTESDLLSLNQLNKRKKPVTFARSAIHNWGLYALEPIAAKEMIIEYVGERIRQPVAEMREMRYLKSGIGSSYLFRVDENNVIDATKRGGIARFINHCCDPSCTAKIIKVGGKRRIVIYALRDIGKNEELTYDYKFEREQDDEERLPCHCGAPTCKGF encoded by the coding sequence ATGTCGAATTACTACAAGCGCATCCCCACAGGTCCAAATGGCGCCCATCGGTACCAACAGCATCCCCCGCGTGTTCCAGAGCCGCGCCCGCGGGAGGAGAATCCTGCACCATACTCGAGCAGGGTCGCTGGGTACCGTTGGAGGACTGAGCCTGCACCTATGCCCATACGGGCTCCGCCAGCGGGTCCAAGAACAGATAATAGGTACGGTGTACGACCTGCAGCAGCGTACGATAGTGGTCCCCGCTATGGCAGTGAGATGCGGTACCGTGGGTACGAGAGAGAGGACCCGCGTGCGTATCACCAGAGTGCGAGGTATTCGAGTGCGACGCGTCGTCCGTACCAGAGCACGATTGTGCCGAGATCAGATTCAGTTAGCAGTAGCGCACACgatgcagcagcagcgagGCGAGAGGCCTTTGCTGCTGTGAATCTGAGGTACGATAAGGAGTACTTCCGAGAGCATTACCACTACTTCGACCCGCGGATCGGCAGATTGATCCACGCGGCGGAAATGGGGAACTGGAACGATGGAAATAAGTTCCCCCAGAACGGGTTTGTCACTGTTGTCGAGAAAGGTTCAGATCCTGCACACCCGCTGTATAAGATGAGGGATAGGAcactgaacaagaagagcaCTGACCCTCGTGTGACCGCTGAGGAGCCGAGCAGCCAGTCTAGGCGGAAGGCTAGAGATAAACTGACACTTCTCGGACGCATTTCTTATGACAAGTACTCGATAGGGCCGCCGCCGCCCTGCGAGATTGTCGTATATCCCAACGGATCTGCAACGGGCAACGTTATCAATGTTCAGGACGTCATGGTCAAGAActacttcaaaaagttcGGGGAGATTTCACACTTTGAATCGTTCAGCGATCCGAATAATGCACTGCCCCTGCATGTGTTTTTGATCAAGTATACCAGCCCGAACGGGAAGGTTAACGACGCGGCGAAGGCTGCGTACATGGCAATGAAAAGACacgaaaacaaaacttGCATATTGATGGGTACATCtttcgtcgtcgttctcAATAAGGATGACAGATTGGCTAGTatcaagaaacaaatcaTGGAAGAAAATCCGCCTCCACCGCTACCGGCACCAGCCAAAACCATGGCGCCAGTTATGAGCGGACAAACGGATCCCAATGGCATCGGGGAGACTGCAAACGAATTCTCGAGGTACAAACAAATCAGGAGATTGCCCCCAGACTTGGTCAAAACGGTCGGGGACAAACCAGCACTATATGTGTCTAAAATATTCGCATCCGGTCACGGCATAACACTACAAGACTTCAGATATAAATTGAAGAATTATAGGTATTCAAGATTTATAGATCACGCGTCGGGCATTTATATCATATTCAATGATATGAAAGAGGCGGTGAAGTGTGTGCGGAGAGAGTCCAAAAAGATGACTATAAAATCTAGGACCAGGCGAAGAGCACCTGTAATCATCAAACTTACTTTGATCCTGCCGTCGTCTGCGGAGACGTCGAGGTTTTCAGGATTTGACAAAGATGTCAAGGCCAACGGTGTCCGTGGTGTGGCTAGTGCTATCCCGCAGCCTAAAAAGGATATATCATACAACACCACGGAAGAGCTCGTTCAGGCGGCGGTTGGCTATATCTTGAGGGACTTGGAAACAGCACTAAACACAGACATTAGGAGAAGAATCATTGGCCCCGCAGTGTTTGATACTTTAAATCCAATTAACTTCCCAGAGCTAATGGTTAAGCGTGAACAAGagaaacaaagagaaattgaagCGCAACAGAAAATGGCATCTGATCATGATGGTGGGAAGCTAAATGGAAACCTTCTAACGGATTCGGTAAATGAAACTAAAACTATTACTAAGGAAGATCTGGATATATTTAACTTGTACGGTGGCTACTTGAAGCCAAGAGgggggaagaagagaagacgCAGTTCAGGGCCTCACAGCTCAGAAAAACGTTTGAAGTTGGAGCTGAAACCTATTGCACATCTGCTTAACGAAGATTCGCTATCAAGGGAAACAACGCCGTTTACTGATCTTACCTCACCTTCAGTTCATGGCTCTGAAAAGGCAGAAGAGTACTCATCATCTAATGAGGAAGAAGCATTGGACGAGGcgtttgatgatgatttTATGAAGGAAGACAATATTGAATACGTCGAAAGGAGGAAAACAGAAACGGAAGCAACTACTCCTGAAGGTGCTGAAAGCAAATACGATGCGTTAGatgaaacagaaaaacaGATTGAACAAGAAGCGTTATCAGCTATATATAATCCAACTGCTACATTGTATCCAGAACCAGTGTATCCAGATGATCTGTTTGGTAGGGACAATATCACCTTTACTCTCTTCCAGGATTCTATAAAGGATGATGAAGACCTGTCCATATTAAAGACAGTTTTGAACGGGGGCGACGATGCAGCTTCAGTAACCAAAAATGATCCATTAGTGCAGTACAAAACCTGGAAAATAAAGGATGATGAGCTCAACGCAGAGGAAACAGAACAACTGCAAATGAAGTTAAACGATGGAATTCCATTTGATCCTACTTTGAAGTGGACGGATGGCTCCTTTAAAGCGCATGGTTTCATGGAGATTCCAGACAAACTAAAAGTATGTTATCTACCGCATCGTCGTAGGATCCATCAACCACTAAATACAGTTGACCATCATAACGAGGAAGCCTCGAATGAAATGGATAACGCCGGTAATGGAACTGCTCAAAGGGATGAGTCAGTAAAAGCTGATTCGGTCGAGCCAGCTTCAGTAACTGGCCAAGAAATTCTATCTTCAAGAGATAACCGGGCCCAAAATAGAAGATTCCAACAGGATATAGAGGCACAAAAGGCAGCAATTGGAACTGAATCAGACCTTCTTTCGTTgaaccaattgaacaaacgTAAAAAGCCAGTAACTTTTGCCCGGTCTGCAATCCACAATTGGGGGCTTTACGCGTTGGAACCGATTGCAGCTAAAGAGATGATCATTGAATACGTGGGGGAAAGAATCCGGCAGCCTGTAGCCGAGATGAGAGAGATGAGGTATTTGAAGAGTGGTATCGGCTCCAGTTATTTGTTCCGTGTGGACGAAAACAACGTTATTGACGCGACGAAGAGGGGTGGTATTGCGAGGTTCATCAATCATTGTTGCGACCCCAGTTGTACAGCCAAAATTATCAAAGTTGGTGGTAAGCGACGGATTGTCATTTATGCCTTGCGTGATATTGGCAAGAATGAGGAATTGACTTACGACTACAAGTTTGAAAGAGAACaggatgatgaagagaGATTGCCTTGTCATTGTGGTGCCCCAACCTGTAAGGGTTTTTAA
- the MSH1 gene encoding mismatch repair ATPase MSH1 (similar to Saccharomyces cerevisiae MSH1 (YHR120W); ancestral locus Anc_2.147) — protein MRIFLPKARANYLSCISVQHAIRCYSSLTPKVTKLHITLGNKPDLSHDHDTKVGESNKAVQLDEGISVNEKENDQLPPSLRVVKGLMEKYKDNVLLTQMGSFYELYFEQATKYAPKLNITLTNKNYVFGKIPFAGFPVSQLNRHLRVLVNQYGYSVTVVDQFKKDSDIENDSNKFQRRVTRIVTPGTFIDEAFENFKENTYLLSVDFPERCMDVTADNDMKVGLSWCDVSTGEIFVQQVLLRELVSTITRIHPKEIVLKENLLPYSIELGKWYSELAELKKYVIKYQTMPSRHRTVDSFRHLFDINNVDITDTQFTFQLQSFEQKEIAALRNLLSYISDHLPNFTTNFQLPQRQLTSHIMQIDSRTTRALELNSTVLNNSKKGSLISTVRRTVTPVGTRLLTQWISGPSMDLQEIKRRQRFVQYFKNNGSISTYLISRFKKIADLSRILQKFSFGRGSALDLIQIANSLSTANEISEYLNQLIERCPKRLQPQMLSLITNLKFDTELVDNVLKSLNEDEIIRTEKAVIEANPEVENVTLELEEGRSEMEKDGLLNMVVDHQYHSKLANLVDRYKRLLVEKERLEKNYAGVFIDSLGARKLTLKQRQNGDYALHIQASTESLKTIANNVLQDKTFKYKDDLFHVLSKSSQTLWVGHKLWSDLGYSMENALLKIKKEENNILDTFKKAFIAKSNKIRQINNNLGYLDTVVSFSVLANEKNLVCPKIDKSTTLEVVEGRHIIVEDGLASRSLANFVENDCMIDSGNLWVVTGPNMGGKSTFLRQNAIIVILAQIGCFVPAKSAHIGLVDKIFSRLGSADDLYNEMSTFMVEMIETSFILRGATDRSLAILDEIGRGTSGKEGVSIAYATLTYLIERNKCRSLFATHFGEDLQKTLQASGSESTKERIKFHQSSILKINDGQFCYDYKLKPGICTRSDALNVARLAGFPEEALNIAKELTFDAI, from the coding sequence ATGAGAATTTTTCTGCCAAAAGCACGAGCTAATTATTTGTCCTGTATCAGTGTGCAACATGCCATCCGATGCTATTCCTCCTTGACCCCGAAGGTAACCAAGTTGCATATTACACTGGGTAATAAACCAGATCTCTCACATGACCACGACACAAAAGTAGGGGAATCAAATAAAGCCGTTCAGCTAGACGAAGGGATTTCCGTGaacgaaaaggaaaatgaTCAGTTACCGCCATCTCTACGCGTGGTGAAGGGTTTGAtggaaaaatacaaagatAATGTGTTACTCACACAGATGGGGTCGTTTTATGAACTGTACTTTGAACAAGCCACGAAATACGCTCCAAAGTTAAACATTACGTTAACGAATAAAAACTACGTGTTTGGCAAGATCCCGTTTGCAGGATTTCCAGTCTCGCAGCTGAATAGACATTTAAGAGTACTGGTTAATCAGTACGGCTACAGCGTGACTGTAGTTGATCAATTCAAAAAGGACAGCGATATAGAAAACGATTCCAATAAATTCCAGAGGCGTGTAACCAGAATAGTGACTCCTGGAACTTTCATTGATGAAGCAtttgaaaacttcaagGAAAACACGTATTTGCTGAGTGTTGATTTTCCAGAGCGTTGTATGGACGTGACGGCAGACAATGATATGAAGGTGGGGCTCTCTTGGTGCGATGTATCAACAGGGGAGATATTTGTACAACAGGTTCTGCTAAGAGAATTGGTATCTACAATAACAAGGATACACCCCAAGGAGATTGTACTGAAAGAAAACCTACTCCCGTATTCGATTGAATTGGGGAAGTGGTATTCAGAATTAGCGGAGCTGAAGAAATATGTTATCAAATATCAGACAATGCCATCACGCCATAGGACGGTGGATTCCTTCAGGcatttgtttgatattaACAACGTCGATATAACCGACACACAATTCACTTTCCAGTTGCAATCTTTTGAGCAGAAAGAGATAGCTGCCCTTCGAAATTTGTTAAGTTACATCAGCGATCACTTACCTAATTTTACTACCAACTTTCAGTTGCCACAAAGGCAGTTGACGTCACACATCATGCAGATAGACTCCAGAACTACAAGAGCACTCGAACTGAATTCTACCGTGTTAAACAATAGTAAAAAAGGGTCACTTATATCCACTGTCCGGAGAACGGTAACTCCAGTGGGTACCAGGTTGCTGACACAATGGATTTCAGGTCCTTCGATGGATCTACAAGAGATCAAAAGACGTCAAAGGTTTGTTCAATACTTCAAGAATAATGGCAGCATTTCAACGTATCTTATATCGCGTTTTAAGAAAATAGCTGATCTCTCCAGGATCTTGCAAAAATTCAGCTTTGGCAGGGGCAGTGCTCTCGACTTGATACAGATTGCAAACTCCCTGAGTACTGCGAATGAGATTTCAGAGTATTTGAACCAACTAATTGAAAGGTGTCCCAAACGGCTGCAGCCGCAAATGCTATCTCTAATCACCAACTTAAAATTTGATACGGAACTAGTGGATAACGTTCTAAAGTCTTTGAATGAAGATGAGATCATTAGAACTGAGAAGGCTGTTATAGAGGCAAATCCTGAGGTGGAAAACGTTACTTTAGAGcttgaagaaggaagatCAGAAATGGAGAAGGATGGCTTGTTGAATATGGTGGTAGATCATCAGTATCATTCTAAATTGGCGAATCTTGTTGATCGATACAAACGTCTTCTTGTCGAGAAAGAACGACTTGAAAAGAACTATGCAGGTGTTTTTATTGATTCACTTGGGGCTAGAAAGCTTACTTTAAAACAGCGACAAAACGGTGACTATGCGTTGCATATTCAGGCATCAACTGAATCACTCAAAACTATTGCGAACAATGTACTTCAGGACAAGACATTCAAATACAAGGATGATCTCTTCCATGtactttcaaaatcatcGCAGACATTATGGGTCGGTCACAAACTCTGGTCAGATTTAGGCTACTCTATGGAAAATGCATTGTTAAAGAttaaaaaagaagagaataaCATCTTAGACACCTTCAAGAAAGCTTTCATTGCGAAAAGCAACAAGATTCGCCAGATCAACAACAATTTAGGTTACCTTGATACAGTGGTGtctttttcagttttggCCAATGAGAAGAATCTTGTGTGTCCAAAGATCGATAAAAGCACGACACTCGAGGTTGTCGAAGGGAGGCACATAATTGTGGAGGATGGACTGGCCTCAAGGTCTTTGGCAaactttgttgaaaatgatTGCATGATAGATAGCGGGAACCTTTGGGTGGTCACTGGTCCCAATATGGGTGGGAAGTCCACGTTCTTGCGTCAGAATGCCATCATTGTGATTCTAGCTCAGATTGGCTGTTTCGTCCCTGCGAAGAGTGCCCACATTGGACTAGTAGATAAAATATTCAGCCGACTAGGGTCAGCAGATGATCTCTACAACGAGATGAGCACGTTCATGGTCGAAATGATAGAGACCTCGTTTATTTTACGTGGTGCTACGGATCGGTCATTGGCTATTCTTGACGAAATCGGGAGAGGTACTAGTGGGAAAGAGGGTGTAAGCATTGCCTACGCAACTTTGACGTACTTGATTGAAAGGAACAAATGCAGGTCTCTTTTTGCGACACATTTTGGTGAGGACCTCCAAAAGACCCTGCAAGCGTCCGGAAGTGAATCTACTAAGGAAAGAATCAAATTCCATCAAAGTAGTATTTTAAAAATCAATGATGGTCAATTTTGCTACGATTATAAGCTTAAACCTGGAATATGTACCCGGTCAGATGCGCTTAACGTGGCCAGGCTCGCTGGATTCCCTGAAGAAGCGCTAAACATAGCAAAAGAATTAACCTTTGATGCGATATAA
- the CIA2 gene encoding iron-sulfur cluster assembly protein CIA2 (similar to Saccharomyces cerevisiae YHR122W; ancestral locus Anc_2.139), whose protein sequence is MSDYLNDNPNVVEENDLPSRKVSEDDQLLMGSVGSQTCLKKKRLLLKIDNSGQSSVQQAVELLDKMLLLNSAPELTSDEESVEETDGESLEQTNEEWEPVDAQEIYDLTAHISDPEHPLSLGQLSIVNLEDIEVHDDGDYNKMAEVIIRITPTITHCSLATLIGLGIRVRLERALPPRYRFTILLKKGSHTSENQVNKQLNDKERVAAACENEQLLGVVSKMLSTCK, encoded by the coding sequence ATGTCTGATTATTTGAATGACAACCCGAATGTCgtggaggagaacgacCTGCCTTCGAGGAAGGTGAGCGAGGATGACCAGCTACTAATGGGAAGTGTCGGTAGCCAGACGTGTctaaagaagaagaggctGCTTTTGAAGATCGACAACTCCGGGCAGTCATCTGTTCAGCAAGCTGTGGAGCTTTTGGACAAgatgctgctgttgaactcgGCTCCTGAACTAACTTCAGACGAGGAGTCCGTAGAGGAAACGGACGGCGAGTCGCTGGAACAAACGAATGAAGAGTGGGAGCCTGTTGATGCACAAGAAATATACGACCTTACAGCGCACATATCTGATCCAGAACACCCGCTCAGTCTGGGCCAGCTTTCGATTGTCAACCTGGAAGATATCGAGGTTCATGACGACGGAGATTATAATAAAATGGCAGAAGTCATCATAAGAATAACACCCACCATCACGCACTGTTCGCTGGCGACACTGATAGGCCTGGGTATCAGGGTGCGGTTGGAGCGTGCGCTGCCCCCCAGATACCGGTTCACCATccttttgaagaaaggttCGCACACGAGCGAAAACCAGGTGAATAAGCAACTGAATGATAAAGAGCGGGTTGCTGCCGCATGTGAGAACGAGCAACTACTCGGCGTGGTCTCGAAGATGCTTTCCACTTGCAAGTGA